A region from the bacterium BMS3Abin08 genome encodes:
- the rpoC gene encoding DNA-directed RNA polymerase subunit beta', translated as MEEIYALFQKPKNSRDFDAIRVKVASPEKIREWSYGEVKKPETINYRTFKPERDGLFCAKIFGPVKDWECLCGKYKRMKHRGVVCDKCGVEVIQSRVRRERLGHIELATQVAHIWFLKGVPSRIGTLLDMTMRHLEKVLYFESYIVIDPEDTPLKEKQLLSEEEYKKMTAEYGSSFKAGMGAEAIRELLREVDLEALAVELKTKIQESSSLGQKRKLTKRLKVVESFRKSGNKPDWMIMDVIPVLPPELRPLVHLDGGRFATSDLNDLYRRVINRNNRLKRLMDLKAPGVIIKNEKRMLQEAVDALFDNTKRTKAMKTSTKRPLKSLSDMIKGKQGRFRQNLLGKRVDYSGRSVIVVGPDLKLHQCGLPKVMALELFKPFVFNKLEDKGYVTTIKHAKKMVELETDEVWDALEEVIKEHPVLLNRAPTLHRLGIQAFDPVLVEGKAIKLHPLVCTAYNADFDGDQMAVHIPLSIEAQVEARVLMMSVNNLLSPANGKPIVFPTQDMVLGIYFLTKMRDGVKGEGMLFADAEEVRAIYDSGAVSEHAKIRVRLGGELVDTTVGRVLFSEILPEGVPFSFINRELSKKDIQNLVDFCYKKIGRREAVTFLDNLERLGFAYATRSGISICIEDMHIPSSKAKIIKAAEQQVLEVYKQYSDGLITQGERYNKVIDIWANVTELVAEEMMKELGAEGGEEFPEEELKERRSFNSVFMMADSGARGSAAQIRQLAGMRGLMAKPSGEIIETPITANFREGLSPLQYFISTHGARKGLADTALKTANAGYLTRRLVDVAQDVIITEVDCGTRDGIVVNALIEGGEIIQGLDERILGRTSSDTIKDSITGEKIVGAGEEINEELANRIVEAGIDKVKIRSVLTCRTKFGVCATCYGRDLARGNHIEIGESVGIIAAQSIGEPGTQLTMRTFHIGGTATKAVEQAVLEAKSSGKVKFVEINAVRNRAGVLVVLNRNARIAIVDKDGREKEKYNLVYGAQILVEEGAKVTIGQKLVEWDPYSVPILTEIGGKIALGDITEGVTVKEEVDEVTGLSQKVIIDYPPNMRPRISIKDERGKATLRIPGTKHLARYQLPSGAHILVEKGDIVAPGDILAKIPRETTKTKDITGGLPRVAELFEARKPKEHAVVSEIDGIVEFRSAPKGQRAVVVKAGDAEKEYVIPKGKHVTVHEGDWVRAGEALMDGAVNPHSILDILGPNELQSYLVDEVQKVYRLQGVSINDKHIEIIVRQMMRKIKIEDPGDTHFLIGDQIERLDFIEENERVRSNGGKPATGKPMLLGITKASLSTYSWVSAASFQETTRVLTEAALEGKVDGLRGLKENVIMGRVIPAGTGMYRDTFVKRETMKLFNDQEEQQDE; from the coding sequence TTGGAAGAAATTTATGCCCTCTTTCAGAAACCAAAGAATTCCAGGGATTTTGATGCCATCAGGGTAAAGGTTGCCTCTCCGGAGAAGATCAGGGAGTGGTCCTATGGTGAGGTAAAGAAGCCCGAGACCATTAATTACCGTACCTTCAAGCCTGAGAGGGACGGCCTTTTCTGTGCCAAGATATTTGGTCCGGTTAAAGACTGGGAGTGCCTTTGCGGCAAGTACAAGAGGATGAAACACAGAGGGGTAGTCTGTGATAAGTGTGGGGTAGAGGTCATACAGTCGCGGGTCAGACGTGAGAGGCTCGGGCATATAGAACTGGCTACCCAGGTTGCACATATATGGTTTCTTAAGGGGGTTCCCAGCAGGATAGGAACCCTGCTTGATATGACCATGCGTCATCTTGAGAAGGTGCTTTACTTTGAGAGCTATATTGTGATTGATCCGGAGGATACCCCCCTTAAGGAGAAACAGCTTCTCTCCGAAGAGGAGTACAAGAAGATGACGGCCGAGTACGGCAGTAGTTTTAAGGCGGGAATGGGGGCGGAGGCCATCAGGGAATTGCTCAGGGAGGTGGATCTTGAGGCACTTGCCGTCGAGTTGAAGACGAAGATTCAGGAGTCATCCTCTCTTGGACAGAAAAGGAAACTCACAAAGCGGCTGAAGGTGGTTGAGTCCTTCCGGAAGTCGGGAAATAAGCCGGATTGGATGATTATGGATGTAATACCCGTTTTGCCGCCGGAACTGAGGCCCCTTGTGCATCTCGATGGTGGAAGGTTTGCCACTTCCGATCTTAATGATCTCTACAGGAGGGTTATAAACAGAAACAACCGCCTGAAGAGACTTATGGATCTGAAGGCCCCCGGTGTGATCATAAAAAATGAAAAGAGGATGCTCCAGGAGGCCGTTGATGCCCTGTTCGACAACACGAAGAGGACCAAGGCGATGAAGACCTCTACAAAACGTCCTCTCAAGTCTCTCAGCGATATGATCAAAGGCAAGCAGGGTCGGTTTCGCCAGAACCTCCTTGGTAAAAGAGTTGATTACTCCGGCAGGTCCGTTATAGTTGTCGGTCCTGATCTGAAGCTTCACCAGTGCGGGTTGCCCAAGGTGATGGCCCTTGAACTCTTTAAGCCCTTTGTATTTAACAAGCTCGAAGACAAGGGTTATGTGACCACAATCAAGCATGCCAAAAAGATGGTCGAGCTTGAGACCGACGAGGTCTGGGATGCCCTTGAAGAGGTAATTAAGGAGCATCCTGTTCTTCTGAACAGGGCCCCTACACTTCACAGGCTCGGCATACAGGCCTTTGATCCAGTGCTGGTTGAAGGTAAGGCGATTAAACTCCATCCCCTTGTATGTACTGCATATAATGCAGATTTCGACGGGGACCAGATGGCTGTTCATATCCCCCTCTCTATAGAGGCACAGGTCGAAGCAAGGGTCTTGATGATGTCCGTAAACAACCTGCTCTCACCCGCCAACGGCAAGCCTATCGTCTTCCCTACTCAGGATATGGTTCTCGGCATTTACTTCCTCACGAAGATGAGGGATGGGGTAAAAGGAGAGGGTATGCTGTTTGCCGATGCTGAGGAGGTCCGTGCGATTTATGATTCGGGCGCTGTCTCCGAACATGCCAAGATCAGGGTGAGACTGGGTGGCGAGCTTGTCGATACCACAGTCGGCAGGGTGCTCTTCAGTGAAATCCTTCCCGAAGGGGTGCCCTTCTCATTCATTAACAGGGAACTGTCAAAGAAGGATATACAGAATCTCGTGGATTTCTGTTACAAGAAGATAGGCAGAAGGGAGGCCGTTACATTCCTTGATAATCTCGAAAGGCTTGGCTTTGCCTATGCTACGAGGTCGGGTATCTCAATCTGTATAGAGGATATGCATATACCCAGCAGCAAGGCCAAGATTATAAAGGCTGCGGAACAGCAGGTCCTGGAGGTTTACAAACAGTATTCCGACGGTCTTATAACCCAGGGTGAGAGGTACAACAAGGTTATCGACATTTGGGCAAATGTTACTGAACTGGTTGCAGAGGAAATGATGAAGGAACTTGGTGCCGAGGGTGGTGAGGAATTTCCCGAGGAAGAGCTGAAGGAAAGAAGGTCCTTTAACAGTGTATTCATGATGGCTGACTCCGGCGCCAGGGGATCGGCTGCTCAGATAAGACAGCTTGCCGGAATGAGGGGCCTTATGGCAAAGCCCTCGGGCGAGATTATCGAGACGCCTATTACAGCTAACTTCCGTGAGGGGTTGAGTCCGCTTCAGTACTTTATCTCCACGCACGGCGCCCGTAAGGGGCTGGCCGATACAGCATTAAAGACTGCAAATGCCGGTTATCTTACAAGAAGGCTTGTGGACGTTGCTCAGGATGTTATCATTACCGAAGTGGACTGCGGTACGAGGGATGGTATTGTTGTGAATGCCCTCATAGAGGGAGGAGAGATTATTCAGGGTCTCGACGAGAGAATCCTCGGGAGGACATCCTCCGATACCATCAAGGATTCCATAACCGGCGAAAAGATAGTGGGCGCTGGTGAGGAGATTAACGAGGAGCTTGCAAACCGGATAGTTGAGGCAGGAATAGATAAGGTTAAGATAAGGTCCGTCCTTACCTGCAGGACAAAATTCGGTGTCTGTGCCACCTGTTACGGGAGAGATCTGGCAAGGGGAAATCACATTGAGATAGGTGAATCCGTAGGTATAATCGCCGCCCAGTCAATTGGCGAACCCGGCACACAGCTTACCATGAGGACCTTTCATATAGGTGGAACCGCTACCAAGGCGGTTGAGCAGGCGGTCCTTGAGGCAAAGAGTTCTGGCAAGGTTAAGTTTGTAGAGATAAATGCGGTTCGGAACAGGGCCGGTGTGCTTGTTGTTCTCAACAGAAATGCAAGGATTGCAATTGTTGACAAGGATGGCAGGGAGAAGGAGAAATACAATCTTGTCTACGGTGCCCAGATCCTCGTTGAAGAGGGGGCAAAGGTAACTATCGGACAGAAGCTTGTGGAGTGGGATCCGTATTCAGTGCCCATCCTTACAGAGATTGGTGGAAAGATTGCACTGGGAGATATTACCGAAGGTGTGACGGTTAAGGAAGAGGTGGATGAGGTTACCGGATTGAGCCAGAAGGTCATCATTGACTACCCGCCGAACATGAGGCCGAGGATCTCTATTAAAGATGAGAGGGGAAAGGCAACATTAAGGATTCCCGGCACCAAACATCTGGCGAGGTACCAGTTACCCTCCGGTGCGCATATCCTCGTTGAAAAGGGTGATATTGTTGCTCCCGGTGATATCCTTGCAAAGATACCAAGGGAAACTACAAAGACAAAGGATATTACCGGAGGCCTCCCGCGTGTTGCTGAACTCTTTGAGGCAAGAAAGCCGAAGGAGCATGCGGTAGTCTCTGAGATCGACGGCATTGTGGAGTTCAGGAGTGCACCGAAGGGTCAGCGTGCCGTGGTGGTTAAGGCGGGAGACGCCGAGAAGGAGTATGTGATCCCGAAAGGGAAGCATGTTACGGTCCATGAGGGCGACTGGGTAAGGGCAGGTGAGGCCCTTATGGACGGTGCGGTGAACCCCCACAGCATTCTCGATATACTTGGTCCGAATGAGCTTCAGAGTTACCTTGTGGACGAAGTTCAGAAGGTTTACAGGCTCCAGGGTGTTAGTATCAATGACAAGCATATAGAGATTATAGTGCGCCAGATGATGAGGAAGATCAAGATTGAGGACCCGGGGGATACACACTTCCTGATCGGTGATCAGATAGAGAGGCTCGATTTTATCGAAGAGAACGAGCGGGTTCGCTCCAATGGCGGAAAACCTGCAACGGGTAAGCCGATGCTGCTTGGTATAACAAAGGCCTCCTTGTCGACTTATAGCTGGGTATCCGCCGCTTCCTTCCAGGAGACCACAAGGGTGCTTACAGAGGCAGCGCTTGAGGGTAAGGTTGATGGACTCAGGGGGCTCAAGGAGAATGTTATTATGGGAAGGGTCATACCGGCAGGAACGGGAATGTACCGTGATACCTTTGTTAAAAGGGAAACAATGAAGTTGTTTAATGATCAAGAAGAGCAGCAGGACGAGTAG
- the phoR_3 gene encoding alkaline phosphatase synthesis sensor protein PhoR has product MKMRTLKWFVILYASVIAVLIAFNVSLYVSLTIAALLLIAGLIHLRDAVGSKRFLSALVGLSGGITDGDFQRRIYLPFSDDFAGIARSLNTMTESLQQRISAYEEEKAYLRFILRSVPDALLIIRKDGVIELTNDAFKSLFGDVAFAGRPIFEVIRHPDLFSLMDTVKQSLSPTVGELWLELPEPRFFTVRISPLSYENNSLSGFVAILHDSTKMKKLEEMRRDFVANVSHEIKTPVTAIQGFAETLLDGALDDKDHAEKFLEKIRTHSERLNRLVDDLLTLSAIELGSGKLNIKEIDTADVIDYVIETLRGNAEKKGLELRKVTGGKRTLIEADSDRLTGILLNIVDNSIKFTERGYVEIGTTILDSGAVVLSVKDTGVGIPEKFLPRLGERFFRVDSSRSREIGGTGLGLAIVKHLVRAHGWKMQIESKKNIGTTVRIQTG; this is encoded by the coding sequence ATGAAAATGAGGACTCTCAAGTGGTTCGTAATACTGTATGCATCCGTTATCGCTGTTTTAATTGCATTTAACGTATCCCTCTATGTCTCTTTAACGATCGCTGCACTCTTGCTTATTGCCGGACTGATACATCTCCGTGATGCGGTCGGAAGTAAACGCTTTTTAAGCGCACTTGTCGGATTATCCGGAGGCATTACCGATGGGGACTTTCAGAGAAGGATATACCTCCCGTTCAGTGATGATTTTGCCGGGATTGCGAGAAGCTTAAACACAATGACCGAGTCTCTTCAACAGCGGATCAGCGCATATGAGGAAGAGAAGGCATACCTGAGATTCATATTAAGAAGCGTTCCCGATGCATTACTGATAATAAGAAAGGACGGCGTCATTGAACTCACCAATGATGCATTCAAGTCGCTCTTTGGGGATGTGGCTTTCGCCGGCCGTCCCATCTTCGAAGTAATTCGTCATCCTGATCTGTTCTCCTTAATGGATACGGTTAAACAGAGCCTCTCCCCCACTGTCGGGGAATTATGGCTGGAACTGCCGGAGCCAAGATTTTTTACGGTAAGGATTTCACCCCTCTCTTACGAAAACAACAGTCTTTCGGGCTTTGTTGCGATCCTTCATGACTCCACTAAGATGAAGAAACTCGAGGAGATGAGAAGAGATTTCGTTGCAAATGTCTCACATGAGATCAAGACACCTGTAACGGCTATCCAGGGTTTTGCCGAGACACTGCTCGATGGCGCGCTGGACGACAAGGATCATGCAGAGAAATTCCTGGAAAAAATCAGGACTCACAGCGAACGCCTCAACAGGCTTGTCGATGACCTTCTGACCCTGTCGGCAATTGAACTTGGCTCCGGGAAATTGAATATAAAAGAGATAGACACTGCCGACGTCATTGACTATGTAATCGAAACACTAAGGGGTAATGCCGAGAAAAAGGGGCTTGAGTTAAGGAAGGTTACCGGAGGGAAGAGGACGCTAATTGAAGCTGACAGCGACAGGCTGACGGGGATTCTCCTCAATATCGTTGACAATTCAATCAAGTTCACTGAAAGAGGCTATGTGGAGATAGGCACAACCATTCTCGACAGCGGGGCAGTGGTTTTATCGGTGAAGGATACAGGGGTCGGGATCCCGGAGAAGTTCCTGCCACGCCTTGGCGAACGCTTCTTCAGGGTCGACAGCTCAAGGTCAAGGGAGATTGGAGGCACAGGCCTCGGCCTTGCCATCGTCAAACACCTTGTGCGTGCACACGGCTGGAAGATGCAGATCGAGAGCAAAAAAAACATCGGCACAACGGTGAGAATCCAGACAGGGTAA
- the walR gene encoding transcriptional regulatory protein WalR, whose amino-acid sequence MPVQLPLIGIKAQGKDYYSTDVIQNRQGGYVQASIAVIDDEEDILELVAYNLKKEGFDVRTFINGEDALNALRNGRYDLAILDLMLPGIQGMDLCRILKSSEATSSVPIIMLTARGEELDKVLGLELGADDYITKPFSPRELVARVKAVLRRSSGKPPEDTPKIRMGDLEIDLHTYQVLKQGRQIRLSATEFRLLLYLAERKGRVFSRDMLLDAAWKGEAFVEPRTVDVHIRRLRAQIEDDPSNPVYIKTRRGIGYYFNGEL is encoded by the coding sequence ATGCCGGTTCAATTACCTTTAATCGGCATCAAAGCCCAAGGGAAGGATTACTACTCTACAGATGTTATTCAAAACAGGCAGGGGGGCTACGTGCAGGCATCGATAGCCGTAATAGACGACGAGGAGGACATCCTTGAACTGGTCGCTTACAACCTGAAAAAGGAAGGCTTTGATGTAAGGACTTTCATAAACGGAGAGGACGCACTAAATGCCCTCCGCAACGGCCGTTATGACCTCGCCATCCTTGACCTCATGCTCCCCGGCATCCAGGGGATGGATCTCTGCCGCATCCTCAAGTCTTCTGAAGCGACTTCCTCTGTGCCGATAATCATGCTGACCGCCAGGGGTGAAGAGCTTGATAAAGTGCTGGGACTTGAGTTAGGGGCGGATGACTACATCACAAAACCCTTCAGCCCGAGAGAACTGGTGGCAAGGGTAAAGGCCGTGCTGAGGAGGTCGTCGGGCAAACCCCCCGAAGATACACCTAAAATCAGGATGGGGGATCTGGAGATTGATCTCCATACATACCAGGTGCTGAAGCAGGGTCGTCAGATAAGGTTAAGTGCAACAGAGTTCCGGCTTCTCCTCTACCTCGCTGAGAGGAAGGGAAGGGTTTTCAGCCGTGATATGCTCCTTGACGCTGCATGGAAGGGAGAGGCATTCGTAGAGCCCCGCACCGTAGATGTGCATATACGAAGATTGCGGGCCCAGATCGAGGACGACCCCTCCAATCCCGTGTATATAAAGACAAGGAGGGGCATCGGGTACTACTTCAATGGTGAATTATGA